A window from Fragaria vesca subsp. vesca linkage group LG5, FraVesHawaii_1.0, whole genome shotgun sequence encodes these proteins:
- the LOC101292504 gene encoding uncharacterized protein LOC101292504 codes for MGSLFGNWPSYDPHNFSQLRPSDPTTPSKMTPTTYHATHNRTLPPPDQVITTESKNILLRHMYQQHAEEKLRQKRAASENLLPEHGSKQLKGSVSDKS; via the exons ATGGGTTCTTTGTTCGGCAACTGGCCCTCATATGACCCTCACAACTTCAGCCAGCTCCGACCCTCGGATCCCACTACTCCTTCT AAAATGACTCCTACAACCTATCATGCTACCCACAACCGGACCCTTCCGCCACCCGATCAAG TGATAACTACTGAATCCAAGAACATTCTTCTGAGGCACATGTATCAGCAGCATGCTGAAGAGAAG TTGAGACAAAAGCGAGCTGCATCAGAAAACCTTTTACCAGAGCATGGATCAAAGCAACTTAAGGGTTCTGTCTCAGATAAGTCCTAA
- the LOC101292211 gene encoding 2-C-methyl-D-erythritol 2,4-cyclodiphosphate synthase, chloroplastic-like encodes MAATSLSASPIAAATTKSLPHSLLRSNLPTSSLRLPQTRPRTKPLLCASAAAVDVDQAPATATPTKTLPFRVGHGFDLHRLEPGYPLIIGGIDIPHDRGCEAHSDGDVLLHCVVDAILGALGLPDIGQIFPDSDPKWRGASSSVFIKEAVRLMHEAGYEIGNLDATLILQRPKLSPHKEVMRANLAKLLGVDPSVVNLKAKTHEKVDSLGENRSIAAHTVVLLMRK; translated from the exons ATGGCGGCCACATCCCTCTCCGCCTCTCCAATCGCCGCCGCAACAACCAAGTCCCTCCCCCACTCTCTTCTCCGCTCCAACCTCCCCACCTCCTCTCTCCGATTACCCCAAACCCGGCCCAGAACCAAACCCCTACTCTGCGCCTCCGCCGCCGCAGTCGATGTCGACCAAGCTCCGGCCACCGCCACACCCACCAAGACCCTTCCTTTCCGGGTCGGGCACGGGTTCGACCTGCACCGGTTGGAGCCCGGCTACCCTCTGATCATCGGCGGCATCGACATCCCTCACGATCGAGGCTGCGAGGCTCACTCCGACG GGGATGTGTTGCTTCATTGTGTGGTGGATGCTATACTGGGCGCGTTGGGCCTCCCGGATATTGGGCAGATATTCCCGGATTCGGATCCTAAGTGGCGCGGTGCTTCTTCCTCTGTTTTCATCAAAGAGGCT GTGAGGTTGATGCACGAGGCAGGTTATGAAATTGGAAATTTAGACGCTACCTTGATTCTTCAAAGACCGAAATTAAGCCCACATAAGGAGGTTATGAGGGCCAACTTGGCTAAGCTGCTCGGTGTCGACCCATCTGTTGTGAATCTGAAAGCCAAGACTCATGAGAAGGTCGACAGCCTAGGAGAAAATCGAAGCATTGCAGCTCATACAGTGGTTCTTCTTATGAGGAAATAG